The following nucleotide sequence is from Candidatus Methanoperedens sp..
TTTCTGATCAAGCATCCAGGCAGCCTTATGGACAAGAAGCCTTGCAGATTCAAGTTTGATAAAATTCTCAGCAAGCTGGAACTGGAGCCCTTCAAACTTAGCAAGAGGGGAGCCGAAAACAGTCCGTCCTTTCATATACCCGATGCCAGCCTCCAATGCCTTTTGCGCCGCACCGATGCAGGCTGCGGCTACAAGTGTCCGTGCACAGTTGAATCCTTCCATTGCGTAATAGAAACCTTTGTTCCATTCCCCTATAAGATAGTTATAGGGTATCCTGACATTTTTCATCATTATAATTCCGTTGGACATACCCGCCCTTCCCATCTGTTTGATTGTACTGATAGTAACACCTGACATATCTTTTACAGGAAGGTAACAGAAAGACAATCCCTTATGACCGTGTTCAGGGTCTGTTTTCACGATGGTTACATAGCCTCCGCCGTATCTTGCTGTTTCCCTGACCCCGCTTATGTATGTCTTTGTGCCGTTTAACACAAGTTCCCCGTTCTTTTTTTCCATAATTGTTGAAATTGAAGCAATATCCGAGCCTCCACTTGCCTCTGTGGAAGCTATGCCAAGAAATGTCTCTCCTGCTGTAACCAGCGGCAGGATTTCTTCCTTTGCACTTTTTGTTCCATATTTTTCAAATATATATCCCCATCCTGCTTCTACCAGATAATACACGGCTGTGGCCATGCTTATATCTGCCCTTGCAATTTCCTCGGCTGCTATGGATGCTATTGTGAAATCAGCCCCTTTGCCTCCGTATTCCTGTGAAATCGTTATGCCAAGAAGCCCGAAGTCGGCCATGTCCTTCAGGAGTTCGGGTGGGATTTCTCCGTTCTCATCTATTTCAGAAGCGCGAGGTGCGATGTTTTTTGAACAAAATTCCCGGACTGATTTCCTGAAAAGTTCCTGTTCCCCGGTAAATGCGAAATCCATAATTCCCCTTTTTATATTTTGATTTCACACTATAAAAATGCTTCCTATTAGTGAGCGATGGGATTTTCCATCTTGACTTTGTTTTGTATAGGCGCACCACCTTCATTCAGTCTAAAATGGAACGCGGATGACGCAGATGACACGGATTAACACGGATACGAAATCCGTGAGTACCCGCCCAATCCACGCTATCCTTGTTCCATCGCTAAGAGCTTGTCTGAAAATTTGATTTACATTTGTTTTCACACCGATTCGATGCACATAATTGGTTATGAGTGAGTATTCAGATGCATTTTTAGAC
It contains:
- a CDS encoding acyl-CoA dehydrogenase; amino-acid sequence: MDFAFTGEQELFRKSVREFCSKNIAPRASEIDENGEIPPELLKDMADFGLLGITISQEYGGKGADFTIASIAAEEIARADISMATAVYYLVEAGWGYIFEKYGTKSAKEEILPLVTAGETFLGIASTEASGGSDIASISTIMEKKNGELVLNGTKTYISGVRETARYGGGYVTIVKTDPEHGHKGLSFCYLPVKDMSGVTISTIKQMGRAGMSNGIIMMKNVRIPYNYLIGEWNKGFYYAMEGFNCARTLVAAACIGAAQKALEAGIGYMKGRTVFGSPLAKFEGLQFQLAENFIKLESARLLVHKAAWMLDQKRFSHQELNKAVAAAKLAAPTAAFDIIKEVMMWHGAYGYTREAGLERGFRGITSYIVGAEGAQNIMRLIVAGELLGKE